The following proteins come from a genomic window of Lytechinus pictus isolate F3 Inbred chromosome 1, Lp3.0, whole genome shotgun sequence:
- the LOC129258776 gene encoding exosome complex component MTR3-like gives MPTDTKRIQGPDESQSTFLYKKRTDKLHQPLLEEGKRQDGRSPEEIRPIFLKAGVVSQAKGSCYIEMKNTKVICAVYGPREVPRRDGFVINGQLRCEFKFATFASEVRQGHLTTSTEKDLALQVQQALEPAVCLHKIPKSQVDIFITVLENDGSVLSAAITCASIAVANAGIEMYDLVIGSSVRQSGERLLLDPTAFDEAADSMATDDPQAIITVGFLPSINQVSCLVQKGQLQSEESIKALQQCIETCQRIYPVVYECLKKSVKKLKTSVGSPSPVDGFPVS, from the exons ATGCCGACTGACACCAAGCGCATTCAAGGACCAGATGAATCGCAAAGCACCTTTTTGTATAAGAAACGGACTGATAAACTGCATCAACCG CTTCTAGAGGAAGGAAAGCGACAAGATGGAAGATCACCTGAAGAAATCAGACCAATAT TTCTCAAAGCTGGGGTTGTTAGTCAAGCGAAAGGATCATGTTATATTGAAATGAAGAACACCAAGGTCATATGTGCAGTGTATGGACCAAGAGAGGTGCCAAGGAGAGATGGGTTTGTCATCAATGGTCAGCTTCGATGTGAGTTTAAATTTGCTACCTTTGCCAGTGAAGTGAGGCAAGGCCATTTAACTACATCCACAGAGAAGGACCTGGCATTACAGGTGCAGCAAGCCTTAGAACCAGCCGTTTGCTTG CACAAGATTCCCAAGTCCCAAGTTGATATTTTCATCACAGTACTAGAAAACGATGGCAGTG TTCTTTCAGCAGCCATTACTTGTGCATCCATTGCTGTTGCTAATGCTGGTATTGAGATGTATGACCTTGTAATTGGGAGTTCAGTG AGACAGTCAGGAGAAAGACTTCTGCTTGATCCAACGGCATTTGATGAAGCTGCAGATTCCATGGCTACAGATGACCCACAAGCTATCATCACTGTCGGATTCCTACCTTCTATCAATCAAGTCTCATGTCTGGTTCAGAAAGGACAGCTCCAGAGTGAAGAATCCATCAAG GCATTGCAGCAGTGTATAGAAACATGTCAGCGTATCTACCCGGTTGTGTACGAGTGCTTGAAGAAATCTGTCAAGAAACTCAAGACATCAGTAGGGTCACCTTCCCCTGTGGATGGATTTCCTGTGTCATGA